A single region of the Nicotiana sylvestris chromosome 6, ASM39365v2, whole genome shotgun sequence genome encodes:
- the LOC138871942 gene encoding HDA1 complex subunit 2-like: MDSHSCLILMNDIVHSTLKANLIGTELMGRISLLEKKARASEKSIHEAKEIARGAQLEAANWKEQFENAQGTIEELLESRNLLEQQKQGLTSELAVAKASSSQFEKDKERLECSFSEQLSNYSEEIRELKVLLAKKEEYAGELVQSLTQADLKISSDQVRTLESSHASLEASFGSSLAENQVLKNDLAMWEREYELLEENFNIEVSWAFLNSRRDTLIESSQENFDLNSELAKVLETIERTQQPLDFPSPSIEAPVTEEPLNEEVVAMAVEVENVAIPASEGETSMTQSVEVEASVTFASLVDPNISSSAETVPVAASSEVATVPVAESEINIATSDTMTHHLA; encoded by the exons atggacagccatagctgcttaattttgatgaatgacattgttcattctactttgaag gctaacctcattggtacagaattgATGGGTAGAATTTCCCTTCTAGAAAAGAAAGCTCGTGCGTCTGAAAAGTCTATCCACGAGGCTAAGGAAATAGCCAGGGGAGCACAGCTAGAAGCAGCCAATTGgaaagagcagtttgagaatgctcagggaacTATAGAAGAATTGCTAGAGAGTAGAAATCTCCTGGAGCAACAAAAGCAAGGTCTGACTTCTGAGCTAGCAgttgccaaggcttcttcaagccaatttgagAAAGATAAGGAGCGCCTTGAGTGTTCATTTTCAGAACAACTATCAAATTatagtgaagagatcagagaacTTAAGGTACTCTTGGCcaagaaagaagagtatgcaggggagttagtgcaaagcttgactcaagctgaTTTAAAAATCTCTTCTGATCAGGTACGTACCTtagagagttctcatgcctcccttgaagcatCCTTTGGATCCTCTTTAGCTGAAAatcaagtgttaaagaatgatcttgctatgtgggaaagggagtatgaacttcttgaggagaattttaacatagaggtgagttgggcttttctaAACTCTCGTCGTGATACTTTAATAGAGTccagtcaagaaaactttgatttaAACTCAGAGTTGGCCAAAGTTTTAGAGACCATTGAGAGAACCCAACAACCACTTGACTTTCCCTCTCCGTCAATTGAAGCTCCCGTGACTGAAGAACCTTTAAATGAAGAAGTCGTTGCTATGGCAGTTGAAGttgaaaatgttgcaattccagcttcagagggtgaaacttctatgactcagtctgtggaagttgaagcttccgtgactTTTGCTTCCCTCGTTGATCCTAACATTTCAAGCTCAGCTGAAACCGttcctgttgctgcttcttcagaagttgccaccgtgcctgtggctgaaagtgaaattaatattgcaacttctgat acaatgactcatcatttggcatga
- the LOC104222548 gene encoding putative UPF0481 protein At3g02645 — translation MTSNCNTTSNFDENRWVIQIRRTLDEELDEDTEIPVSIFNVPKSLLLSDQDSYVPQVVSIGPYHYWRTELHDMERYKLAAAKRTQKQLQSLKFQHLVEQLINFEHRIRCSYHKYLNFNGETLAWMMAVDASFLLEFLQIYAIREGKILTKVSSRMSHLVDIAGRKSAHNAILRDLIMLENQIPLFILRKMLEFQFSSLELADNMLVCMLTAFCKELSPFQMVDEFPKIQVTECAHLLDFLYQFIVPKLDATSEITEDDHEQTDANQVENSNFVGKSSHIGQLINEIWKILVKINRGPVRLLKRIVFSRPVKLMFKLPWKFISNLPGIKLFILPITYMFFSQEKAEVNSETNVNKPPLFKEIAIPSVTELSKAGVSFVATNAGIMSINFDDKKMKFYLPTVSLDVNTEVILRNLVAYEACNASGPLVFTRYTELMNGIIDTEEDAMLLRERGIILNRLKSDKEVANLWNGMSRSLRLTKVQFLDKVIEDVNGFYNGRWNIKTGKMMKHYVFGSWQVLTFLACIMLLMLMTLQAFCSVYKCARIFHIQSSDD, via the coding sequence ATGACCTCAAATTGCAATACTACTTCAAACTTCGATGAAAATCGATGGGTTATTCAAATCCGTCGAACACTTGACGAAGAACTTGACGAAGATACTGAAATCCCAGTTAGCATTTTCAACGTCCCAAAATCTCTATTATTGAGCGATCAAGATTCATACGTGCCACAAGTAGTGTCAATAGGGCCATACCATTATTGGCGTACAGAATTGCACGATATGGAAAGGTACAAATTAGCTGCTGCAAAAAGAACTCAGAAACAGTTACAAAGTCTCAAATTTCAGCATCTTGTGGAACAGTTGATAAATTTTGAGCATAGAATTCGTTGTTCGTATCATAAGTACTTGAATTTCAATGGGGAAACTTTGGCCTGGATGATGGCTGTAGACGCCTCTTTTTTACTCGAGTTCCTTCAAATTTACGCGATTAGAGAAGGTAAAATTCTAACTAAAGTTTCCTCAAGAATGTCACATTTGGTTGATATTGCAGGGAGAAAATCCGCGCATAATGCCATTCTTAGAGATTTAATTATGCTTGAAAATCAAATCCcgttatttatattaagaaaaatGTTGGAATTCCAGTTTTCATCTTTAGAGTTGGCTGATAACATGCTGGTATGTATGCTAACGGCGTTCTGTAAAGAGCTTTCTCCGTTCCAAATGGTTGAcgaattcccaaaaattcaagtCACAGAATGTGCTCATTTGCTAGACTTTTTGTACCAATTTATCGTGCCCAAATTGGATGCAACTTCTGAAATAACAGAAGATGATCACGAGCAAACAGATGCCAACCAAGTCGAAAATAGTAATTTCGTTGGGAAATCAAGTCATATCGGACAACTTATTAATGAAATCTGGAAAATCCTTGTGAAAATAAACAGAGGTCCGGTACGTCTTCTTAAAAGAATAGTATTTTCCAGGCCTGTTAAACTCATGTTTAAGCTGCCCTGGAAATTTATTTCTAATCTCCCTGGAATTAAACTTTTTATACTACCCATTACATATATGTTTTTTTCTCAAGAAAAAGCTGAAGTAAATTCTGAAACTAATGTCAATAAACCCCCTCTTTTTAAAGAAATAGCCATCCCATCAGTAACTGAACTATCTAAAGCTGGAGTCAGTTTTGTAGCAACCAATGCTGGAATCATGAGCATAAATTTCGACGATAAAAAGATGAAATTTTATTTGCCTACAGTCAGTCTAGACGTAAACACAGAGGTCATTTTGAGGAATTTAGTTGCATATGAAGCATGTAATGCATCAGGACCGTTGGTTTTTACGCGTTACACTGAATTAATGAACGGGATTATTGATACAGAAGAGGATGCAATGTTACTTAGGGAAAGAGGAATAATATTGAACCGATTGAAGAGTGATAAAGAGGTTGCAAATTTGTGGAATGGAATGAGTAGATCGTTGAGATTAACTAAAGTGCAATTCTTAGATAAAGTGATTGAAGATGTGAATGGATTTTACAATGGAAGATGGAATATCAAGACTGGAAAAATGATGAAGCATTATGTGTTTGGGTCATGGCAAGTTCTCACATTCTTGGCTTGTATTATGCTGTTAATGTTGATGACTTTACAAGCATTTTGTTCAGTCTATAAATGTGCTCGTATATTTCATATTCAGAGTTCTGATGACTGA